From Sphingomonas nostoxanthinifaciens, a single genomic window includes:
- a CDS encoding NTF2 fold immunity protein, which yields MDRQLPLRATLHDEVWTVEGVPKQGSIGGNATIVLCQRNGAVLRMIHSK from the coding sequence ATTGATCGCCAACTGCCGTTGCGCGCTACCCTGCACGACGAGGTATGGACGGTAGAGGGAGTGCCTAAGCAAGGCTCGATTGGCGGTAATGCAACGATTGTCTTGTGTCAGCGGAACGGGGCCGTCTTACGCATGATCCATTCGAAGTAG
- a CDS encoding glycoside hydrolase family 3 N-terminal domain-containing protein, whose product MIAALAGTSLLAFGGRPLLAAPKGAVPLYKQPTAPIDLRVADLMDRMTLAEKVAQITTISTRKRLVMGADLRFDPAMADTAFPDGIGQVARPSDRAGAATAANTGTDVSGHYRTPAETIAWVNAAQHWAMSRTRLGIPILFHEEALHGYMAPDATSFPQAIALAGTFDRDLVERVNAVIASEVRAHGTVLALSPVVDIARDPRWGRIEETFGEDPYLCGEMGVAAVTGLQGKAKELAPGKVFATLKHMTGHGQPESGENTAPAPVAERELRDFFFPPFRAVVTRTGIGAVMPSYNEIDGVPSHANRWLLTKVLRGEWGFDGAIVSDYAAIPELATNHHVAADIPGAAALALAAGVDCDLPDGEAYRTLGASAAAGRVPMAAIDTACRRMLTMKFRAGLFEQPFADAAAAAKLTGNAAARALALEAARKSIALLVNDGTLPLAAGAHKRVAVIGPNAAIARLGGYSSEPKQAVSLLDGVRARLKGKAEIVHAQGVFITRSEDRGANLVELADPARNHQLIAEAVEAARGCDLILLAIGDTEQTSREGYAKSHLGDRTGLDLIGEQNDLFDALHALGKPIVVVAINGRPPSWPTVVGRANALIECWYAGQEGGTAIAEILFGDADPGARLPVTVARHVGQLPVFYDAKPSARRGYLFDTTEPLFPFGFGLSYTRFTQSAPRLSAATIGPAGTVTVEVDIANVGARSGDEVVQLYVHDEVASVTRPIKALKGFERVTLAPGARRTVRFTLGPDAFALWNLDMREVVEPGTFAIMTGPNSRDLQSVSLTIA is encoded by the coding sequence ATGATCGCGGCGCTCGCCGGCACGTCGCTGCTCGCCTTCGGCGGCCGGCCGTTGCTCGCCGCGCCCAAGGGCGCCGTGCCGCTCTACAAGCAACCAACCGCGCCGATCGACCTGCGCGTCGCCGACCTGATGGATCGCATGACGCTGGCCGAAAAGGTCGCGCAGATCACGACCATCTCGACGCGGAAGCGGCTGGTGATGGGTGCGGACCTGCGCTTCGATCCCGCCATGGCCGACACGGCCTTCCCCGACGGCATCGGGCAGGTCGCGCGCCCGTCCGACCGCGCTGGGGCGGCGACCGCCGCCAACACCGGCACCGACGTCAGCGGCCATTATCGCACGCCCGCCGAGACGATCGCGTGGGTCAATGCCGCGCAGCACTGGGCGATGTCGCGCACCCGCCTCGGCATCCCGATCCTGTTTCACGAGGAAGCGCTGCACGGCTATATGGCGCCCGACGCGACCAGCTTCCCCCAGGCGATCGCGCTGGCGGGCACGTTCGATCGCGATCTGGTCGAGCGCGTCAATGCGGTGATCGCCAGCGAGGTGCGCGCGCACGGCACCGTGCTGGCGCTCTCCCCCGTCGTCGACATTGCGCGCGATCCGCGCTGGGGGCGGATCGAGGAGACGTTCGGCGAGGATCCCTATCTGTGCGGCGAGATGGGCGTCGCCGCGGTCACCGGCCTGCAGGGCAAAGCCAAGGAACTGGCGCCGGGCAAGGTGTTCGCGACGCTGAAGCACATGACCGGCCACGGCCAGCCCGAGAGCGGCGAGAATACCGCGCCCGCGCCGGTGGCCGAGCGCGAGCTGCGCGACTTCTTCTTCCCGCCGTTCCGCGCGGTGGTGACGCGCACCGGGATCGGCGCGGTCATGCCCTCCTATAACGAGATCGATGGCGTGCCGAGCCACGCGAACCGCTGGCTGCTGACGAAGGTGCTGCGCGGCGAGTGGGGCTTCGACGGCGCGATCGTGAGCGACTATGCCGCGATTCCCGAGCTTGCCACCAACCACCATGTCGCGGCCGATATTCCGGGCGCGGCGGCGCTGGCGCTGGCGGCGGGCGTCGATTGCGACCTGCCCGATGGCGAGGCGTATCGCACGCTGGGCGCATCGGCCGCGGCCGGCCGCGTGCCGATGGCGGCGATCGACACCGCCTGCCGCCGCATGCTGACGATGAAGTTCCGCGCCGGCCTGTTCGAGCAGCCGTTCGCCGATGCCGCTGCCGCCGCGAAGCTGACCGGCAACGCCGCCGCGCGCGCGCTGGCGCTGGAGGCGGCGCGCAAGTCGATCGCCTTGCTGGTCAACGATGGCACGCTGCCGCTCGCCGCCGGCGCGCACAAGCGCGTCGCGGTGATCGGGCCCAACGCGGCGATCGCCCGGCTCGGCGGCTATTCGTCCGAGCCGAAGCAGGCGGTGTCGCTGCTCGACGGCGTTCGCGCGCGGCTGAAGGGCAAGGCGGAAATCGTCCACGCGCAGGGCGTGTTCATCACCCGCAGCGAGGATCGCGGCGCCAATCTTGTCGAGCTGGCCGACCCGGCGCGCAACCATCAACTGATCGCCGAGGCGGTGGAGGCGGCGCGCGGCTGCGACCTGATTCTGCTCGCCATCGGCGACACCGAGCAGACCAGCCGCGAGGGCTATGCCAAGAGCCATCTGGGCGACCGCACCGGGCTCGACCTGATCGGCGAGCAGAATGATCTGTTCGATGCGCTACACGCGCTCGGCAAGCCGATCGTGGTGGTCGCGATCAACGGCCGGCCACCGTCGTGGCCGACCGTCGTCGGCCGCGCCAACGCGCTGATCGAATGCTGGTATGCCGGGCAGGAAGGCGGCACCGCGATCGCGGAGATCCTGTTCGGGGATGCCGATCCGGGCGCGCGCCTGCCGGTCACCGTGGCACGCCATGTCGGCCAGCTGCCGGTCTTCTACGATGCCAAGCCATCGGCCCGGCGCGGCTATCTGTTCGACACGACCGAGCCGCTCTTTCCGTTCGGCTTCGGCCTGTCCTACACCCGCTTCACCCAGTCCGCGCCGCGCCTGTCCGCCGCCACGATCGGCCCGGCCGGCACGGTGACGGTCGAGGTCGACATCGCTAATGTCGGCGCGCGTTCGGGCGACGAGGTGGTGCAATTGTACGTGCATGACGAGGTCGCCAGCGTCACCCGGCCGATCAAGGCGCTCAAGGGGTTCGAGCGCGTCACGCTTGCGCCCGGCGCGCGCCGCACGGTGCGCTTCACGCTCGGCCCCGACGCCTTCGCCTTGTGGAATCTCGACATGCGCGAGGTGGTCGAGCCCGGCACCTTCGCGATCATGACCGGCCCCAATAGCCGCGACCTCCAGTCCGTATCCCTCACCATCGCCTGA
- a CDS encoding glycoside hydrolase family 43 protein, with protein sequence MGAGRSFPGRGRRTLLIAGALAAIGAAPPPDRAAHFAWVDYRGADPVDAVRRPGAGEYRNPIIQGFYSDPSVERVGNTYYLVTSTFSYFPGIPVFRSTDLVHWTQIGNVIDRPGQLNFTERKISEGVFAATIRHHAGRFYVINTCVNCGGNFIVTAANPAGPWSNPVWLKEVDGIDPSIFFDDDGRAWIVNNGAPVETPRYDGHRAIWIQEYDPRAQKMIGPRKVLLDAGVDPSTNPAWIEGPHLYKHDGHYYLMAAEGGTSVKHSEVILRADRVTGPYVPWTGNPILTQRDLPADRPYPVTSTGHADLIETPSGDWWSVFLGTRPYAGDLYNTGRETFLLPVKWTDGWPVILPHGQAVPMTAPAPKLPHGPTAPPTSGPLHIRTDFAGASLPPEWMMMRNPATRWYRTGGGLTLQPRPERLGDMANPSFVGRRQQHIKAHVETALSFAPARDGDKAGLAAVQNDDFYYFVGLARDHGKTELHVERRAGPGDDKDGVVIARVPFTGSPGAPLYLGIDANGGAYSFRYATTPGQWHVLLRDADGTILSTNKAGGFVGTLIGPYAVSRPGS encoded by the coding sequence GTGGGCGCCGGTCGCTCCTTTCCGGGACGCGGGCGGCGCACGCTGCTGATCGCGGGCGCGCTGGCGGCGATCGGCGCGGCGCCCCCGCCCGATCGCGCCGCGCACTTTGCGTGGGTCGATTATCGCGGTGCCGATCCGGTCGACGCGGTGCGCCGGCCCGGCGCTGGCGAGTATCGCAACCCGATCATCCAGGGTTTCTATTCCGATCCGAGCGTCGAGCGGGTCGGCAACACCTACTATCTGGTCACCTCGACCTTCAGCTATTTCCCCGGCATCCCGGTGTTCCGCAGCACCGATCTGGTCCACTGGACGCAGATCGGCAACGTGATCGACCGTCCCGGCCAGCTGAACTTCACCGAGCGCAAGATCTCCGAAGGCGTATTCGCGGCGACGATCCGCCACCATGCCGGCCGTTTCTACGTCATCAACACCTGCGTGAATTGCGGCGGCAACTTCATCGTCACCGCCGCCAACCCGGCCGGGCCGTGGTCCAACCCCGTGTGGCTGAAGGAGGTCGACGGCATCGACCCGTCGATCTTCTTCGACGATGACGGCCGCGCCTGGATCGTCAACAACGGCGCCCCGGTCGAGACGCCGCGCTATGACGGGCATCGCGCGATCTGGATCCAGGAATATGATCCGCGCGCGCAGAAGATGATCGGCCCGCGCAAGGTGCTGCTCGACGCGGGCGTCGATCCTTCGACCAACCCGGCGTGGATCGAGGGGCCGCACCTCTACAAGCATGACGGCCATTATTATCTGATGGCGGCCGAGGGCGGCACCAGCGTCAAGCACAGCGAGGTGATCCTCCGCGCCGACCGCGTCACCGGCCCCTATGTGCCGTGGACGGGCAACCCAATCCTGACGCAGCGCGACCTGCCCGCCGACCGCCCCTACCCCGTCACCTCGACCGGCCATGCCGACCTGATCGAGACGCCGTCGGGCGACTGGTGGTCGGTGTTCCTCGGCACGCGGCCTTATGCGGGCGACCTCTACAATACCGGGCGCGAGACCTTCCTGCTGCCGGTCAAATGGACCGACGGCTGGCCGGTGATCCTGCCGCACGGTCAGGCGGTGCCGATGACGGCGCCCGCGCCGAAGCTGCCGCACGGCCCCACCGCCCCGCCGACGAGCGGCCCGCTCCACATCCGCACCGACTTTGCGGGCGCATCGCTGCCGCCCGAATGGATGATGATGCGCAACCCGGCGACGCGCTGGTATCGCACCGGCGGCGGGCTGACGCTGCAGCCGCGCCCAGAACGGCTCGGCGACATGGCCAACCCCTCGTTCGTCGGCCGACGCCAGCAGCATATCAAAGCACATGTCGAGACCGCGCTCAGCTTCGCCCCCGCGCGCGACGGCGACAAAGCCGGGCTGGCGGCGGTGCAGAATGACGATTTCTATTATTTCGTCGGCCTCGCCCGCGATCATGGGAAGACCGAGCTGCACGTCGAACGCCGCGCAGGGCCCGGCGACGACAAGGACGGCGTGGTGATTGCGCGCGTGCCCTTCACGGGCAGTCCGGGCGCGCCATTGTATCTGGGGATCGACGCGAACGGCGGCGCGTACAGCTTCCGCTACGCGACGACGCCGGGCCAGTGGCACGTCCTGCTCAGGGACGCCGACGGCACGATCCTGTCGACCAACAAGGCCGGCGGCTTCGTCGGCACCCTGATCGGACCCTACGCAGTGTCGCGGCCGGGATCTTAG
- the manD gene encoding D-mannonate dehydratase ManD codes for MPRITNAKVIVTSPGRNFVTLKIETDEGVYGLGDATLNGRELSVASYLTDHVIPCLIGRDAHRIEDVWQYLYKGAYWRRGPVTMSAIAAVDTALWDIKGKIAGLPVYQLLGGASREGVMVYGHANGTSIDDTIAAALEYQAQGYKAIRIQCGVPGMASTYGVSKDKYFYEPADADLPTENVWNTSKYLRIVPELFKAAREALGWDVHLLHDIHHRLTPIEAGRLGKDLEQYRPFWLEDATPAENQEAFRLIRQHTTSPLAVGEIFNTIWDCKDLIQNQLIDYIRATVVHAGGITHLRRIAALADLYQVKTGCHGATDLSPVCMAAALHFDLSVPNFGVQEYMRHTPETDAVFPHAYTFEDGMMHPGDKPGLGVGIDEVLAAQHDYKRAFLPVNRLEDGTMTNW; via the coding sequence ATGCCGCGCATCACCAATGCCAAGGTCATCGTCACCAGCCCCGGCCGCAACTTCGTCACGCTGAAGATCGAGACGGACGAAGGGGTCTACGGTCTCGGCGACGCGACGCTGAACGGCCGCGAGCTTTCGGTGGCGAGCTACCTCACCGATCACGTCATCCCGTGCCTGATCGGCCGCGACGCGCACCGCATCGAGGATGTGTGGCAATATCTGTACAAGGGCGCCTATTGGCGGCGCGGCCCGGTGACGATGAGCGCGATCGCCGCGGTCGACACCGCCTTGTGGGATATCAAGGGCAAGATCGCCGGCCTGCCGGTCTACCAATTGCTCGGCGGCGCCAGCCGCGAGGGCGTGATGGTCTATGGCCACGCCAACGGCACCTCGATCGACGACACGATCGCGGCCGCGCTCGAATATCAGGCGCAGGGCTACAAGGCGATCCGCATCCAGTGCGGCGTGCCGGGCATGGCCTCCACCTACGGCGTGTCGAAGGACAAATATTTCTACGAGCCGGCCGACGCCGACCTGCCGACCGAGAATGTCTGGAACACCAGCAAATATCTCCGCATCGTGCCCGAATTGTTCAAGGCGGCGCGCGAGGCGCTCGGCTGGGACGTGCACCTGCTGCACGACATCCACCACCGCCTGACACCGATCGAGGCGGGCCGGCTCGGCAAGGATCTGGAACAATATCGCCCCTTCTGGCTGGAGGATGCGACCCCGGCCGAGAATCAGGAGGCGTTCCGCCTGATCCGCCAGCACACCACCAGCCCGCTGGCGGTCGGCGAGATCTTCAACACGATCTGGGACTGCAAGGATCTGATCCAGAACCAGCTGATCGACTATATCCGTGCGACCGTGGTGCATGCCGGCGGCATCACCCACCTGCGCCGCATCGCCGCGCTCGCCGACCTCTATCAGGTGAAGACCGGCTGCCACGGCGCGACCGATCTGTCGCCGGTGTGCATGGCGGCGGCGCTGCACTTCGACCTGTCGGTGCCCAATTTCGGCGTGCAGGAATATATGCGCCATACGCCCGAGACCGACGCGGTCTTCCCGCATGCCTACACCTTCGAGGACGGCATGATGCATCCGGGCGACAAGCCAGGCCTCGGCGTTGGCATCGACGAGGTGCTGGCGGCGCAGCATGACTATAAGCGCGCCTTCCTGCCGGTGAACCGGCTGGAAGACGGCACGATGACCAATTGGTGA
- a CDS encoding MFS transporter yields the protein MADDPFVKPRGRVRWIVCGLLFAAVVLSYVDRLVLPTLKPFLQERYGWSETGYADLAIWFSGAYGIAYVLFGRLVDRFGARIGYTLAVSLWTVGHMAHALFTTTAGMALARVPLAIGEAGAFPAALAATNEWFPRRERALAIGIFNAGSNVGAIATPLIVPIIAVTWGWRMAFILTGLLTVIWLAAWLGFYRPAAHHPRLTDEERAWIESEPAELLRPAPFRKVLRLRQTWAYITGRFLIDPVWWTFLFWLPDFFNRQFHMKMLEFGPPLVAVYLMADVGSIGGGWLSSRLLARGRTANRARKTAMFACALFALPIAFATHAPGLWSAVLLIGLACACHQGFSANVYALPGDLFPRGQAGSVIGLGGLAGAIGGMLMAKFAGAILQGVGSYQPIFIVAACAYLLALLAIHLLVPRYDPVRPDDLA from the coding sequence ATGGCCGACGACCCGTTCGTCAAGCCGCGCGGCCGCGTGCGGTGGATCGTGTGCGGGCTGCTCTTCGCGGCGGTCGTGTTGAGCTATGTCGACCGGCTGGTCCTGCCGACGCTGAAGCCGTTCCTGCAGGAGCGATATGGCTGGAGCGAGACCGGCTATGCCGATCTCGCCATCTGGTTTTCGGGCGCCTACGGCATCGCCTACGTCCTGTTCGGGCGGCTGGTCGACCGCTTCGGCGCGCGCATCGGCTATACGCTGGCGGTGAGCCTGTGGACCGTCGGCCATATGGCGCATGCCCTCTTCACCACCACCGCCGGCATGGCGCTCGCGCGCGTGCCGCTGGCGATCGGTGAGGCGGGCGCCTTTCCCGCGGCGCTCGCCGCCACCAACGAATGGTTTCCGCGCCGCGAGCGCGCGCTGGCGATCGGCATCTTCAATGCGGGCTCCAATGTCGGCGCGATCGCGACGCCGCTGATCGTGCCGATCATCGCGGTTACCTGGGGCTGGCGGATGGCGTTCATCCTCACCGGCCTGCTGACCGTGATCTGGCTGGCGGCGTGGCTGGGCTTCTACCGCCCTGCCGCGCACCATCCGCGCCTGACGGACGAGGAGCGCGCGTGGATCGAGAGCGAACCGGCCGAGCTGCTGCGCCCCGCCCCGTTCCGCAAGGTGCTGAGGCTGCGCCAGACCTGGGCCTATATCACCGGCCGCTTCCTGATCGATCCGGTGTGGTGGACCTTCCTGTTCTGGCTGCCCGATTTCTTCAACCGGCAGTTCCACATGAAGATGCTGGAGTTCGGGCCGCCGCTCGTCGCGGTCTATCTGATGGCGGACGTCGGCTCGATCGGCGGCGGCTGGCTGTCGTCGCGCCTGCTGGCGCGCGGACGCACCGCCAATCGCGCGCGCAAGACCGCGATGTTCGCCTGCGCGCTATTCGCGCTGCCGATCGCCTTCGCCACCCACGCGCCGGGCCTGTGGTCGGCGGTGCTGCTGATCGGGCTCGCCTGCGCCTGCCACCAGGGCTTCTCGGCCAATGTCTATGCGCTACCGGGCGACCTGTTCCCGCGCGGCCAGGCGGGATCGGTGATCGGCCTCGGCGGGCTGGCCGGGGCGATCGGCGGGATGCTGATGGCGAAGTTCGCCGGCGCGATCCTGCAAGGTGTCGGCAGCTACCAGCCGATCTTCATCGTCGCCGCCTGCGCCTACTTGTTAGCGCTGTTGGCGATCCACCTGCTCGTGCCACGCTACGATCCGGTCCGCCCGGATGATCTCGCTTGA
- a CDS encoding alpha-glucuronidase family glycosyl hydrolase, whose product MFRRAMAAMLASAALLAPLGAARAEDGYQLWLRYPRLAEAPRAALAARAGAIVALHRSPTIDVAVAEVQRGLAGLTGSAPAVLSQPQGNAIVLATVPEAARLGIGGLDAAPLGEEGFRIVSRSVAGKPALVIVANKDAGLLYGAFRLLELAEMGTPLDTIDVTSAPKLQLRMLNHWDNLDRSVERGYAGQSIWDWWKLPGYADPRYTDYARANASIGINGTVLNNVNAVKESLTPRYIAKAAKLADIFRPYHIRVYLSARFSAPIELGHLKTADPLDPAVQAWWKDKADELYRAIPDFGGFLVKANSEGQPGPQDYHRTHAEGANLLARAVAPHGGIVIYRAFVYSQDNPKDRARQAYDDFKPLDGQFDPNVIVQVKNGAIDFQPREPFHPLFGGMPKTPLMAEFQITKEYLGFATHLVYLGPLFEEVLRSDTLANGRGSTVARVLEGKVAPERLTGMAGVANIGDDRDWSGSTFNQANWYAYGRFAWDPEVSAEAVAREWTAMTFTPDPRFVGPVVAMMMGSREAAVDYMTPLGLAHQMATGHHYGPGPWVGNLARPDWNPTYYAHADASGIGFDRTKSGSDAVDQYAPALARLLADPKTTPERDLLWFHHVGWDYRMQSGRTLWDEMVTHYDRGVADVAAMQRTWATLRPYVDPERYAQAEAFLIAQHDEAVWWRDASIAWFSTKSQRPLPAGAAPPAHSLDYYEALQFPFAPGHPGG is encoded by the coding sequence ATGTTCCGTCGGGCGATGGCCGCGATGCTGGCATCGGCCGCCTTGCTTGCGCCGCTGGGCGCCGCGCGCGCCGAGGATGGCTATCAATTGTGGCTGCGCTATCCCCGTCTGGCGGAGGCGCCGCGCGCCGCGCTTGCCGCGCGCGCGGGTGCGATCGTCGCACTGCATCGCTCGCCGACGATCGACGTTGCCGTCGCGGAAGTGCAGCGCGGACTGGCCGGCCTCACCGGTTCCGCACCCGCCGTGCTCAGCCAGCCGCAGGGCAATGCCATCGTCCTCGCGACGGTGCCCGAGGCGGCACGGCTGGGCATTGGCGGGCTCGACGCGGCGCCGCTGGGCGAAGAGGGCTTCCGCATCGTCAGCCGCAGCGTCGCGGGCAAGCCGGCGCTGGTGATCGTCGCCAATAAAGATGCCGGGCTGCTCTACGGCGCCTTCCGCCTGCTCGAACTGGCCGAGATGGGCACGCCGCTCGACACGATCGACGTGACGAGCGCGCCCAAGCTGCAGCTGCGCATGCTCAACCACTGGGACAATCTCGATCGCTCGGTCGAGCGCGGCTATGCCGGCCAATCGATCTGGGACTGGTGGAAGCTGCCGGGCTATGCCGATCCGCGCTACACCGATTATGCGCGTGCCAACGCCTCGATCGGCATCAACGGCACGGTGCTCAACAACGTCAATGCGGTGAAGGAAAGCCTGACGCCGCGCTACATCGCCAAGGCGGCGAAGCTGGCCGACATCTTCCGCCCCTATCATATCCGCGTCTACCTCTCGGCGCGCTTCTCCGCGCCGATCGAGCTCGGCCATCTCAAGACCGCCGATCCGCTCGATCCGGCGGTGCAGGCATGGTGGAAGGACAAGGCCGACGAACTCTATCGCGCCATCCCCGATTTCGGCGGCTTCCTCGTCAAGGCCAATTCGGAGGGGCAGCCCGGCCCGCAGGATTATCACCGCACCCACGCCGAGGGCGCCAACCTGCTCGCCCGCGCGGTCGCGCCGCACGGCGGCATCGTGATCTATCGGGCCTTCGTCTACTCGCAGGATAATCCCAAGGATCGCGCCCGCCAGGCCTATGACGATTTCAAGCCGCTTGACGGGCAGTTCGATCCGAATGTGATCGTGCAGGTGAAGAATGGCGCAATCGACTTCCAGCCGCGCGAGCCGTTCCATCCCTTGTTCGGCGGCATGCCCAAGACGCCGCTGATGGCCGAGTTCCAGATCACTAAGGAGTATCTCGGCTTCGCCACCCACCTCGTCTATCTCGGGCCATTGTTCGAAGAGGTGTTGCGCAGCGACACGCTGGCGAACGGCCGCGGCAGCACCGTCGCGCGCGTGCTGGAGGGCAAGGTCGCGCCCGAGCGGCTGACCGGCATGGCCGGCGTCGCCAATATCGGCGACGATCGCGACTGGAGCGGATCGACCTTCAACCAGGCCAATTGGTACGCCTATGGCCGCTTCGCGTGGGATCCCGAGGTCTCGGCCGAGGCGGTCGCGCGCGAATGGACCGCGATGACCTTCACTCCCGATCCGCGTTTCGTCGGCCCGGTGGTGGCGATGATGATGGGCTCGCGCGAGGCGGCGGTCGACTACATGACCCCGCTCGGCCTTGCCCACCAGATGGCGACCGGGCACCATTATGGGCCGGGGCCGTGGGTCGGCAATCTCGCCCGGCCCGACTGGAACCCGACTTATTATGCGCACGCCGATGCGAGCGGCATCGGCTTCGACCGGACGAAGAGCGGCAGCGACGCGGTGGACCAATATGCCCCCGCGCTCGCCCGGCTGCTGGCCGATCCGAAGACCACGCCCGAACGCGACCTGTTGTGGTTCCACCATGTCGGCTGGGATTACCGGATGCAGTCCGGCCGCACCTTGTGGGACGAGATGGTGACGCATTATGATCGCGGCGTCGCGGACGTGGCGGCGATGCAGCGCACGTGGGCGACCCTGCGCCCCTATGTCGACCCGGAGCGCTACGCCCAGGCGGAAGCCTTCCTCATCGCCCAACATGACGAGGCCGTGTGGTGGCGCGACGCCAGCATCGCGTGGTTCAGCACCAAGTCGCAACGCCCGCTGCCGGCCGGTGCGGCGCCGCCCGCGCACAGCCTCGATTATTACGAGGCGCTGCAATTCCCCTTCGCGCCAGGCCATCCGGGCGGGTGA
- a CDS encoding mannitol dehydrogenase family protein has protein sequence MTRLSRAALAALPSDVTTPRYDLDAVRIGVVHLGIGAFHRAHQAAIFDRMLADGDLRWGVSGVSLRSPAVREQLAPQDGLYTLVVRDGEDERLRVIGAVREVLVAPEDPEAVIARLASPDLHLVTLTITEKGYKLVGGQLNRDDPDVAHDLADPAHPTTAVGFLVAGLARRRAAGLGPVTILSCDNLPHNGVLLGRAAIDFAAATDPALARWIEGEVRFPQSMVDRIVPATTDADIAALAQRLGVEDRAMVKAEPFLQWVIEDRFSGEAPPFARHGVQLTDAIAPWEEAKLRLLNGAHSAIAYLGGLAGIEFVHQVVARVEGRLLVEAIWDESAATLSPPPELDVENYRTALMARFANGALEHRTHQIAMDGSQKLPQRLLAPIAVRLERALPIPMLALAVAAWMRWQSGVDDAGHPFTVDDPLAAQLAAASAGAESTAARVAALSAVEGVVPLALAADPRFRDAVTHALASIEASGAWATLAHMLPGKAHL, from the coding sequence ATGACCCGCTTGTCGCGCGCCGCGCTGGCGGCGCTGCCGTCCGACGTGACGACGCCGCGCTATGATCTCGATGCGGTGCGCATCGGCGTCGTCCATCTCGGCATCGGTGCGTTCCACCGCGCGCATCAGGCGGCGATCTTCGACCGCATGCTGGCCGACGGTGACCTGCGCTGGGGCGTATCCGGGGTGTCGCTACGCTCGCCGGCGGTGCGCGAACAGCTCGCGCCGCAGGACGGGCTCTACACATTGGTCGTGCGCGATGGCGAGGATGAGCGGCTGCGCGTCATCGGCGCGGTGCGCGAGGTCTTGGTCGCGCCCGAAGATCCCGAGGCGGTGATCGCGCGGCTGGCGTCGCCCGACCTCCACCTCGTCACGCTGACGATCACCGAGAAGGGCTACAAGCTCGTCGGCGGGCAATTGAACCGCGACGATCCGGACGTGGCGCACGATCTTGCCGATCCCGCGCATCCGACGACCGCGGTCGGCTTTCTCGTCGCGGGCCTCGCGCGCCGCCGCGCCGCCGGGCTCGGTCCGGTCACGATCCTGTCGTGCGACAATCTGCCGCATAACGGCGTGCTGCTGGGCCGGGCGGCGATCGACTTCGCCGCCGCGACCGACCCCGCGCTGGCCCGGTGGATCGAAGGCGAAGTGCGCTTCCCCCAGTCGATGGTCGACCGGATCGTGCCCGCTACCACCGATGCCGACATTGCCGCGCTCGCGCAGCGGCTCGGCGTCGAGGATCGCGCGATGGTGAAGGCCGAACCCTTCCTGCAATGGGTGATCGAGGATCGGTTCAGCGGCGAGGCGCCACCGTTCGCACGTCACGGCGTGCAGCTCACCGACGCGATCGCGCCGTGGGAGGAGGCGAAGTTGCGCCTGCTCAACGGCGCGCATTCGGCGATCGCCTATCTCGGCGGCCTTGCGGGCATCGAGTTCGTTCATCAGGTCGTCGCGCGCGTCGAGGGGCGGCTGCTGGTCGAGGCGATCTGGGACGAGAGCGCCGCGACCCTGTCGCCGCCGCCCGAACTCGACGTGGAGAATTACCGCACCGCGCTGATGGCGCGCTTCGCCAACGGCGCGCTGGAGCATCGCACGCACCAGATCGCGATGGACGGATCGCAGAAGCTGCCGCAGCGGCTGCTCGCGCCGATCGCGGTGCGGCTGGAGCGCGCGCTGCCGATCCCGATGCTGGCGCTCGCGGTGGCGGCGTGGATGCGCTGGCAATCGGGCGTCGATGATGCCGGTCACCCCTTCACCGTGGATGATCCGCTGGCAGCCCAGCTTGCCGCCGCAAGCGCGGGTGCCGAGAGCACGGCGGCGCGGGTCGCCGCGCTATCCGCGGTCGAGGGTGTCGTCCCGCTCGCGCTGGCCGCCGACCCCCGCTTCCGCGACGCCGTCACGCACGCGCTCGCCTCGATCGAGGCGAGCGGCGCATGGGCGACGCTTGCCCACATGCTGCCCGGGAAGGCCCACTTATGA